The genomic window TGCACGAACGGCTGGGGCGCTACGATGTACTGGTTGACCCTGGCGCCTATATCCAGCGGCATAGTGAGCTGACTTCCAAGGACATCAAGGCGTTATCCTCTGTTGGCATTGGCGCCGACTTGTTGACAGCGAATGCCTGATTGTATGGCTACCACTGTGTGGCTTTTTTCTGACCGATAGCCACCTCGTCCGGGGTGGCGCAATAACCCCAATAATACCCATGGAAAAACTTACTACCGGCTCTGCCTACAGCTGGGCCCTTGTCACGTGCCTGCTGGGTGTGTTCTCGCTCAGTGAATGGGCATTGATTACCGGTATCGCCTGTACGCTGGCGACCTTCCTACTGAACTGGATTTACCAGCACAAGGAATACCGTTTTAGGACGAAGCGCTAGCGATGAATTCCGAGCTGCGTAACCGAGTGATAAAAGGCACAGCAGGCGGCGCTATCGCCATGGCAACGGTACTCATCCAATGGCACGAAGGCGTGCGCTATACGCCCTACCGGGATTCCGGTGGTGTGTTGTCGGTCTGTTATGGGCATACCGGTAGCGATATCGTCCCCGGTAAACGCTATACCGCAGCTGAATGCCAGGCCCTACTGGAGAGTGATCTGAAAGCGGCAATGGCCGTCGTTGACGCCAATGTCACCGTACCACTGACTGAGAGCCAGAAGGTTGCACTCGCATCGTTTGTCTACAACGTCGGCAGAGGGGCGTTTGAGCGCTCGACGTTGCTGAAGACGCTGAACGCTGGAGACAGGGCCGGTGCCTGTGATGAGATGCGGCGCTGGAAGTATGTTGACGGCAAAGTATCTAAGGGCCTAGTTAGTCGGCGGGCGGTAGAGCGCGAGCTTTGTCTGAAGCCTCTGTAATTCTTTAATTCAAATCAATGAGCCTCGGCATCGCCCGGGGCTTTTTCATCGGTGCAGTGCATGCACCCATCACACGTCGGACCTTGTTTAGGAATGAGCCTTTGAGGAAGCAGCTGGCGAGTGCTGCCTTCGACGGGCTGATTTCCTATGCATCAAAGGTTCATTACCTAAGTAAGGATAAGAACTATGCAAACAATCACTGTTTCGTTTAATGGAAATGCTCTGTATGTCGTCAACCATAACGGCGAACTCTATACCCCGATGAAACCTATCGTCGAAGGAATAAAAATGGATTGGAAATCATAAAGAACCAAGATAAAACAGCGCTTTGCTAAAGGAGGGGTGGAAATCACCATCCCTACGTCTAGGTGGCCCACAGAAGATGCTTTGTCTGGCTCTGCGCAAATTAAACGGCTGGCTTCAGACTATCAGCCCCAACAAGGTCAAGCCCGAAATCCGCGAGAAAGTGGTTCAGTATCAGGAGGAGTGTGATGACGTGCCAGACGCGCTGTATCTGGGGATCTACGAGGGTGTGATGCTGGTCGGGGTGCATGAGGTGCGCCCGTTCTGGATGGGGGTAGTGGAATGCCACGCCATTTACGCGCCGGACTTTCGGGGTCGCTATGCGCTCGAGGGTCATCGCCTGTTCTGTCTCTGGTTGCTGTAAAATTCGACCTTTACCAACAGTATCACCCTGGTACCGGACACCACCCAATACGGTCGGGTGATCATTCTCCTGCTGGTGGCAAGACGTGTCGGTCATCTCGATAACGCTTACCTGAGTGCCGGGAAACCCGTTGGTGTCACGCTCTATCAGCTGACGCGGGCGCAATATGAGGAATTAGACAATGTTAGTGTTGACTGAGCAGTTTAAAAACAAGCTGGAGCCGATGCACGGTTTGATGAAAGGCGGAGACGGTGGCGCAAGTGCACAGGCGGATGCCACACGACAGGCAACGCGCCTGCAACGGGAGCAATGGGAAACGGTGATGAAGAACCTTGCCCCCTATATGCAGGCAGGGCAACCGGCACTTGAGCAACTTCAGGGACTCGCCACCCTGGAGGGGCAAAACAAGGCGCTCGGTGATTACTACAACTCAGACCAGTACCGGCAACTGGCAGATCAGGCGCGTTATCAGTCGCTGGCGTCCGCAGAGACGACCGGCGGATTGGGGTCAACGGCCACCGGTAATCAACTGGTGTCCATCGCCCCCGCGCTCGGGCAGAACTGGCTCTCCGGTCAAATGCAGAACTATGGCAACTTGCTCAATATCGGCATGAATGCCGCGGCGGGGCAAGCCTCTGCTGGACAAAATTACGCTAATAACACCTCGCAGCTGCTGCAACAGCAGGCGGCACTGGCTGCAGCACGAGCTAACCGGCCTTCGGGTTTTCAGGGATTCACGTCGGGCGCATTGGGTGGCGCTGCAACGGGTGCCGCCATGGGTAGTGTCGTGCCGGGATTGGGAACAGGGATAGGCGCCATTGGTGGCGGATTAATCGGTGCTTTAGGCGCTTTGTTCTGATGGAGTAAATCATGGCAACATTTCAACTCAGCGGGTTACCGAATTTACAGATAGTCAACAGCAACGTCCCCCAGACCCGTGACGCCAATACGGCGCTGGCCTTTATCCGTCAAAACAACGAGGACGAACGACAGGGCGCGAATAATCTCGGCTTGCAGGCGCTGCAAGCAGTCAAGGATATCACCCAGACTCACCAACAATTTCAGCAACAGCAAAAGCAACAGGCTTTTCAGCAGCAGTTTGGCAAAGCCTATAACAACAATGATGTCAATGCGATGCGCAAACTCGCTGTCGACTATCCCGAGCAGATGCAGGCCATTCAGCAGGGTATGGGCTTTGTGGATGCGAATAAAAATCAGGCGATTGGCAGTACGGCTATGGCGCTGAAGCTGGCCGCCGGTCAGGGGCCGGAAGCGGTGCAAGGGGCACTGATGAAAAACGCTGACTCCTTGTGGCATGTGGGCATCAGCCCCGAGGACGCGTGGCAGGCTTACCAGCAAGATCCACAGCAGTTTGGTCAGTATGCCGATTTAATCGGTCTACATGCTTTGGGACCAGAGAAGTATTTCGACGTGATGGATAAGCAGCAGGGACGAGATATTCAGCGCGGGCAACTGGCGGAAACGCAACGTAGCAATCAAATGAGCGATGCTCGAGGCTGGGCGAATATCGATGTTGCTCGCCAAAACGTGGCGCTGAGAAAGGCGGAGCTGGCGAATAAGGCCTTCGACCAGCAGATAGCCCGGGAAACCAATCAGGAAAAGTTAGCGGATTTAACACAGAAGCGCGACATGAATCAGCAGAAGCTCAAGGGTGCCCGTGAGCAGGTGAGAAAAGCGGCCATCAACGATTATCAACGGGTTCAAACCATCTCTGATGGGTATGACCAGATGGTTGAGAAGACCAAAAGTTTTCAGAAAAATCCGGCACTCTGGCGGGTCACAGGCTCCGTTGGGCTTCTTCCCAATGTGCCCGGCTCAGGAGCCAGTAACGTTGACGCAGAAATTGAAAGTCTGAAATCCCAGGTGGCGATGCAAACGCTTTCCGCCAATGGTGCGTCAGGGCTGGGTAATGCCTCTAACCGCGAATCTCAGGGGCTGCAATCGAGCCTGGCCAGTCTCAGTACTCGGCAATCACCGGAGCAGTTTAAGCGTAGCCTGCAACGGGTCATCGACCATGCTGAGACCGCCAAAAACCGTCTTGGCACCTCATTTATCCCGACTTCCAGCGTCAGGAAGCCTAGAGCCACAGTCGAGTGGGCAGGGAGCGGGCGGCTCAACCTCATTGAGTATTCGCGAAGGGGCGACGGCAACCAATCCAAGCACAGGTCAGAAAATGGTATTCAGAGGTGGACAATGGCAAACCCTGTAGCGCTTCCCGAGGGATTTGTGCTGGACGGCGCACCTTCGTATGGCGACCTGCCGGAAGGCTTTGTGCTGGATAGTCCGCCTCAGGCCGCGCCGGAAGCCTCATCGCCATCCTGGGCAGACAATATCAAACAAAGCGGGCAAAGGGCTGACGCAGACGGCGGTTAATGTGGCCAATATCCCCGGTCAGGTGGTCAATACCGCATTGGATACGGTTGGCGTACCGAAAGAATACCAGGTCATGCAGCTTCAGCTTCCAGAATCCCTGCGCTCTAACGATACTTACG from Sodalis glossinidius str. 'morsitans' includes these protein-coding regions:
- a CDS encoding phage DNA ejection protein — translated: MATFQLSGLPNLQIVNSNVPQTRDANTALAFIRQNNEDERQGANNLGLQALQAVKDITQTHQQFQQQQKQQAFQQQFGKAYNNNDVNAMRKLAVDYPEQMQAIQQGMGFVDANKNQAIGSTAMALKLAAGQGPEAVQGALMKNADSLWHVGISPEDAWQAYQQDPQQFGQYADLIGLHALGPEKYFDVMDKQQGRDIQRGQLAETQRSNQMSDARGWANIDVARQNVALRKAELANKAFDQQIARETNQEKLADLTQKRDMNQQKLKGAREQVRKAAINDYQRVQTISDGYDQMVEKTKSFQKNPALWRVTGSVGLLPNVPGSGASNVDAEIESLKSQVAMQTLSANGASGLGNASNRESQGLQSSLASLSTRQSPEQFKRSLQRVIDHAETAKNRLGTSFIPTSSVRKPRATVEWAGSGRLNLIEYSRRGDGNQSKHRSENGIQRWTMANPVALPEGFVLDGAPSYGDLPEGFVLDSPPQAAPEASSPSWADNIKQSGQRADADGG
- a CDS encoding HP1 family phage holin, with product MEKLTTGSAYSWALVTCLLGVFSLSEWALITGIACTLATFLLNWIYQHKEYRFRTKR
- a CDS encoding lysozyme, with amino-acid sequence MNSELRNRVIKGTAGGAIAMATVLIQWHEGVRYTPYRDSGGVLSVCYGHTGSDIVPGKRYTAAECQALLESDLKAAMAVVDANVTVPLTESQKVALASFVYNVGRGAFERSTLLKTLNAGDRAGACDEMRRWKYVDGKVSKGLVSRRAVERELCLKPL